A window from Leuconostoc mesenteroides subsp. mesenteroides encodes these proteins:
- a CDS encoding EamA-like transporter family protein, which produces MPLFILGLAIGFGLPIQTAVNSKLRSALGSPFNSSLISFGVGTLFLTTVTLVTTDSLTINGSFFLTEPWWSWIGGALGVIYLTGNIILFPKLGSVQTVIMPILGQIAMSMLIDNFGWFYSKQHYFTWFRGVGALLVLTGVFLSVSLTQLVLKKKSSPKEAVSQNNESAFIRLPWQFLGFVTGMLSALQTAINGHLGKVISSSLKAALISFLVGFITLLVIFLINHYAHKQKQAIQLSQQPWWIWFGGIIGSLFVLGNVYLVPLLGTGLVVVIVLVGQIVGSLFVDQFGWFGAKKNPISVIQLLGLCFMVGGVILIKFF; this is translated from the coding sequence ATGCCTTTATTTATTCTTGGATTAGCTATTGGTTTTGGCCTGCCTATACAAACTGCGGTCAATTCCAAACTTCGTAGTGCACTTGGTTCTCCGTTTAATTCTTCCTTAATTTCATTCGGGGTCGGCACACTTTTCCTAACAACTGTAACGCTAGTAACTACTGATTCTCTGACTATCAATGGTTCCTTTTTTTTAACTGAACCTTGGTGGAGCTGGATAGGAGGTGCACTCGGTGTCATCTATTTAACCGGCAATATTATCCTATTTCCGAAATTAGGTAGTGTCCAAACTGTCATTATGCCAATTCTTGGCCAAATTGCCATGAGTATGCTTATTGATAATTTTGGGTGGTTTTACTCTAAACAACACTATTTTACTTGGTTTAGAGGAGTAGGTGCCTTATTAGTCTTAACCGGCGTTTTTCTTTCTGTTTCACTAACGCAGCTAGTATTAAAGAAAAAAAGCAGTCCAAAAGAAGCAGTCTCACAAAATAATGAGTCGGCCTTCATAAGATTGCCTTGGCAATTCCTGGGATTCGTAACCGGTATGCTTAGCGCACTCCAAACAGCGATTAATGGGCATTTAGGTAAAGTAATTAGCTCCTCACTCAAGGCAGCTCTTATTTCATTCCTAGTCGGATTCATAACATTGCTTGTTATTTTCTTAATCAACCACTATGCTCATAAACAAAAACAAGCTATCCAACTTTCACAACAACCTTGGTGGATTTGGTTCGGTGGTATCATTGGGTCTCTATTTGTCTTAGGAAATGTTTATCTCGTGCCATTACTAGGTACTGGACTAGTAGTTGTCATTGTCCTAGTCGGACAGATTGTTGGCAGCCTATTCGTAGATCAATTTGGGTGGTTTGGCGCTAAGAAAAATCCCATTTCGGTCATTCAACTATTGGGGCTATGTTTCATGGTTGGTGGTGTTATCTTAATCAAATTCTTTTAA
- a CDS encoding PadR family transcriptional regulator, whose protein sequence is MTMKGKEIVLGILQDGPRTGYEINEVIQTRLNHFFDGTYGMIYPTLKKLEKDGLVAKEQITQTDKPNKNVYSITKKGTRIFSEELLKPTSPEILKSDFLMRLYFSNHLEPEQVTQFLKEEINRKQLQLNDLKSQLNAWQDNGMTDVQKVAFDYGVTYYTSTLQLLKEFLHKYE, encoded by the coding sequence ATGACCATGAAAGGAAAAGAAATTGTCTTAGGTATTTTGCAAGATGGACCACGTACGGGATACGAGATTAATGAAGTGATACAGACGCGTTTGAATCATTTTTTTGATGGCACATACGGTATGATTTATCCAACACTAAAGAAATTAGAGAAGGATGGATTGGTTGCTAAGGAGCAAATAACACAAACTGATAAACCAAATAAAAATGTATATTCTATTACAAAAAAAGGAACGAGAATCTTTTCAGAAGAACTTCTAAAACCAACGTCTCCTGAAATATTAAAATCTGATTTTTTAATGCGATTATATTTTAGTAATCATTTGGAACCAGAACAAGTAACGCAATTTCTAAAGGAAGAAATAAACCGTAAACAGTTGCAACTCAATGATTTAAAATCGCAACTTAATGCATGGCAGGATAATGGCATGACGGATGTGCAAAAGGTAGCGTTTGATTATGGCGTGACATACTATACATCAACACTTCAACTTTTAAAAGAATTCTTACACAAATATGAATAG
- a CDS encoding sodium:proton antiporter, translating into MENKLTTKLSTILLAGVIIILATAVIGFRLSPSVPILLVISMIVLIARLRGVSWQESQAALVKGVTSGIAPLFLFLLIGALIALWLATGVIPTMVWVGFKILSPQFFLPTALLTSAIVGTLIGSAFTTLSTVGVALMGVGTLMGLNPALVAGTILSGAIFGDKSSPLSDSTNLASAISETDLFAHIKNLMWTTLPAFGVTFLVTMILGFGHHSGTGTTQKIASLLPLLQPTWWAIVPLTLLVVTAWFKTPAIAALMINILVSSVAFLADHSVSNFSDLLVHGFKTTSNNPTLVALLNRGGMSSMMDTVMMIMLALALGGLLDGLGILKAVMAPVVGHLQSQGSVVLATLLTGIGANFLVGEQYLATILPGQLFKDSFTRVNLSGLALGRTIEDSGTVTNYLVPWGVAGAFAAQTLGVSVLAFAPFTLFALLSPVMSIGSALTGIGLKRLK; encoded by the coding sequence ATGGAAAACAAACTAACTACCAAATTATCAACGATATTATTGGCCGGTGTCATTATTATTTTAGCTACTGCTGTTATTGGTTTTAGATTATCGCCGAGTGTACCTATTCTACTAGTGATTAGTATGATTGTTCTGATTGCTCGATTACGAGGTGTGAGTTGGCAAGAAAGTCAAGCGGCTTTGGTGAAGGGGGTTACTTCAGGCATCGCACCGTTGTTTTTATTTTTACTAATAGGTGCCCTGATAGCACTTTGGCTTGCTACTGGTGTAATCCCTACGATGGTTTGGGTTGGATTTAAAATATTAAGTCCTCAGTTCTTTTTACCCACCGCTTTGTTAACGTCTGCTATCGTAGGAACGTTAATTGGTAGCGCATTTACAACGTTATCAACAGTAGGTGTGGCATTAATGGGTGTAGGAACGTTAATGGGCTTAAATCCAGCTTTGGTCGCTGGAACTATTCTTTCTGGTGCTATTTTTGGAGACAAAAGTTCTCCATTGTCTGATTCAACTAACCTCGCAAGTGCCATTTCAGAAACAGATTTATTTGCGCATATCAAAAATTTGATGTGGACAACATTACCTGCCTTCGGGGTAACTTTTCTGGTGACAATGATACTTGGTTTCGGACATCATTCGGGTACGGGAACAACACAAAAAATCGCTTCATTATTACCATTATTACAACCAACGTGGTGGGCGATTGTGCCACTTACTTTGTTGGTGGTCACTGCCTGGTTTAAAACGCCGGCTATTGCTGCCTTAATGATTAATATTTTAGTTTCCAGTGTGGCTTTCTTAGCAGATCACAGTGTATCTAATTTTTCTGATTTATTAGTTCATGGTTTCAAAACGACAAGTAACAACCCTACCTTAGTTGCCTTATTGAATCGTGGCGGTATGTCTTCGATGATGGATACCGTAATGATGATTATGTTAGCCTTAGCGCTTGGTGGCCTATTAGATGGTTTGGGCATATTGAAAGCAGTAATGGCACCTGTTGTAGGACATTTGCAATCCCAAGGATCAGTAGTTTTGGCAACGCTATTGACAGGTATTGGCGCCAACTTTTTGGTTGGGGAACAATATCTAGCGACTATTTTGCCTGGTCAGCTATTTAAAGATAGCTTCACGCGTGTGAACTTATCTGGACTAGCGTTGGGGAGAACAATTGAAGACAGTGGTACAGTGACAAATTACTTAGTACCATGGGGTGTCGCCGGTGCCTTTGCGGCACAAACACTAGGTGTATCGGTATTAGCTTTTGCACCATTCACGCTATTTGCATTATTGTCACCCGTGATGTCAATTGGTTCCGCGCTAACGGGCATAGGGTTGAAACGACTGAAGTAA